The Podospora bellae-mahoneyi strain CBS 112042 chromosome 7, whole genome shotgun sequence genome includes a window with the following:
- the TPK2_2 gene encoding cAMP-dependent protein kinase catalytic subunit (EggNog:ENOG503NU4K; COG:T), whose product MPLGEAIGNLLKKKRTKEGNQDSSTHSNPASPVTPTTAKSLEHPTLPLAPSQPVAASSQPASTATAHPGPAEASAEPPVTMNTNKPHTQGFSAPQHTPSPGTENHQNIPRISNLINYPQQHDGPAGGYQQHMGAPAPQYTTHPTSTGMPGQQQLPLPQQPQQQQQQQQYPQQQQQHGMLHQQQPHQPLPQQQPQQQVQQVQQNTAEQPRVTKGKYSLNDFDFRRTLGTGSFGRVHLVQSRHNQRFYAVKVLKKQQVVKMKQIEHTNDERKMLAEVKHPFLITLWGTFQDSKNLYMVMDFVEGGELFSLLRKSGRFPNPVAKFYAAEVTLALEYLHARNIIYRDLKPENLLLDRHGHIKITDFGFAKRVPDKTWTLCGTPDYLAPEVVSNKGYNKSVDWWSLGILIYEMLCGYTPFWDSGSPMKIYENILKGRIKYPAYLNPDAQDLLERLITPDLSKRLGNLYQGSQDVKNHIWFQEVTWDRLARKDIDAPYSPPVKPGAGDASQFDRYAEEQEKYGQTGPDPHGSLFPDF is encoded by the exons ATGCCTTTAGGTGAGGCCATCGGTaacctcctcaagaagaagcggaCCAAAGAGGGCAACCAGGACTCTTCAACGCACAGCAACCCCGCGAGCCCTGTGACACCCACCACAGCCAAGAGCCTCGAGCACCCTACCCTGCCGCTTGCGCCTTCGCAACCGGTGGCTGCGTCATCACAACCTGCTTCCACTGCCACCGCACACCCAGGGCCGGCCGAAGCGTCGGCCGAACCGCCAGTCACCATGAACACCAACAAGCCACACACACAGGGCTTCTCTGCTCCCCAGCATACACCTTCACCAGGGACCGAGAACCATCAAAACATCCCACGCATCTCGAATCTCATAAACTACCCACAACAGCATGATGGACCGGCTGGTGGGTACCAACAGCATATGGGAGCTCCCGCTCCTCAGTACACCACACATCCAACCAGCACAGGAATGCccgggcagcagcagttgcCATTGCCacagcaacctcaacaacaacaacaacaacaacaatatccgcagcaacagcagcagcatggtatgcttcaccaacaacagccacaccagccactgccccagcagcaaccacaacagcaagTACAACAAGTGCAACAAAACACGGCAGAACAACCACGCGTCACCAAGGGAAAGTATTCTTTGAACGACTTTGATTTTAGGCGGACCCTGGGAACTGGCAGTTTCGGTCGAGTCCACCTGGTGCAGTCACGCCACAACCAACGATTTTATGCCGTCAAGGtgctgaagaagcagcaagTGGTCAAGATGAAGCAAATCGAGCACACCAATGACGAAAGAAAAATGCTGGCCGAGGTCAAGCACCCGTTCTTGATCACGCTTTGGGGTACTTTTCAAGATTCAAAGAATCTGTACATGGTGATGGACTttgtggaaggaggagagttATTTTCTCTGCTAAGAAAATCAGGG CGTTTCCCAAACCCCGTGGCCAAGTTTTATGCGGCCGAAGTGACGCTGGCACTCGAGTACCTGCACGCTCGCAACATTATCTACCGGGATTTGAAGCCCGAAAACCTTTTGCTGGACCGCCATGGGCACATCAAGATTACAGACTTTGGATTTGCCAAGCGCGTGCCGGACAAGACGTGGACGTTGTGCGGGACGCCCGACTACCTTGCTCCCGAGGTTGTCAGCAACAAGGGGTACAACAAGTCTGTTGACTGGTGGTCGCTCGGGATCTTGATTTACGAGATGCTCTGCGGGTATACTCCATTTTGGGACAGCGGCTCTCCCATGAAGATATACGAAAACATCCTCAAGGGCAGGATCAAGTACCCGGCCTACCTGAACCCGGACGCGCAGGACCTCTTGGAACGGCTGATCACGCCGGACCTTAGCAAGCGGCTGGGCAACTTGTACCAAGGGTCGCAGGACGTGAAGAACCACATTTGGTTTCAAGAGGTGACGTGGGACAGGCTGGCGAGAAAGGACATTGACGCGCCGTACTCGCCTCCGGTAAAgccgggggcgggggatgcGAGCCAGTTTGATCGGTAtgcggaggagcaggagaagtATGGGCAGACGGGGCCTGATCC ACATGGGTCTTTGTTCCCGGATTTCTAG
- the MRH4 gene encoding RNA helicase (EggNog:ENOG503NY0Q; COG:A) translates to MWKRARESVCLICRSASTPTRALLEPTQPWLGQRTFATRRPERPSRMVLSDRVARGPSSPPGKGGDVPKKPRNKPDGPWAGMNRTVANIDRTRSPAKFASTRGRDDGNGKDDRRGGKERDFKALKMQRALSTVPYSLRQAVKARLTEIESFDQFDLRQDVKDAVTNEVLKGMTDIKPTPVQKLAISAMLGNPLKELRIRRRSKDALQREEFLLAAETGSGKTLAYLLPTIHHLRKQEAEDENVTRYNERLQVEREHRNGAPVSEWIEKFEPHPNTARPRAIVLVPTAELVEQVYKVAKSISHVAKFKVRPLSANYNPAKIQRNLYSHGGIDMIISTPHILAKIAERDPNILSRVHHLVIDEADSLFDRSFSPETGKIVDRSLPSLKQMVLCSATIPRRLDNYLDAHFPNIQRIVTPNLHAIPRRVQLGVIDVSKDPYRNNKLLACADAIWSIGKDAASHDGPGGPGEIDVKRIMVFVNERDSTQEVTDYLISKGIDAVALHRDTSDQRQAEALATFTSNEPLKITKEESEKRAQLVKSRRHLPNTKVIVATDLASRGIDTLAVRHVVLYDVPHTTIDFIHRLGRAGRMGRRGRGIVLVGKNDRRDVVAEVKESMYMGQALI, encoded by the coding sequence ATGTGGAAGAGAGCACGGGAATCCGTCTGCCTGATCTGCCGGTCGGCGTCAACACCTACCAGAGCTCTTTTGGAGCCAACCCAGCCATGGCTGGGCCAGAGAACCTTTGCGACAAGGCGACCGGAGCGGCCGTCCCGCATGGTGCTCTCCGACAGAGTCGCCCGTGGCCCCTCATCACCGCCTGGGAAAGGTGGTGATGTCCCCAAAAAACCTCGAAACAAACCAGACGGCCCTTGGGCCGGCATGAACCGAACAGTAGCCAACATCGACCGCACTCGATCCCCTGCGAAGTTTGCCTCAACTCGTGGCCGCGACGATGGGAACGGCAAGGATGACAGGAGGGGCGGCAAGGAGCGAGATTTCAAGGCGTTGAAGATGCAGCGCGCCCTATCTACCGTACCCTATTCTCTACGACAGGCCGTCAAAGCACGACTTACCGAGATCGAATCGTTTGACCAGTTTGACCTCAGGCAAGACGTGAAGGATGCCGTCACAAACGAGGTTTTGAAGGGCATGACGGATATCAAGCCAACACCAGTGCAAAAGCTGGCCATCTCAGCCATGTTGGGGAACCCACTGAAAGAGCTCAGAATAAGGAGGAGGTCCAAGGATGCTTTACAGAGGGAGGAGTTCTTGTTGGCCGCCGAGACCGGTTCTGGCAAAACGCTGGCGTATCTTTTGCCAACAATTCACCACCTTCGGAAAcaggaggccgaggatgagaacGTCACCAGGTACAACGAACGTCTCCAAGTCGAAAGAGAACACCGCAACGGTGCGCCGGTATCCGAGTGGATCGAGAAGTTTGAACCGCATCCTAATACTGCTCGCCCCCGCGCCATCGTACTGGTGCCGACAGCCGAGCTGGTTGAGCAAGTCTACAAGGTTGCGAAGTCCATCTCCCACGTGGCCAAGTTCAAGGTCCGCCCTCTTTCGGCCAACTACAATCCCGCCAAGATCCAACGCAACTTGTACAGCCATGGCGGGATCGATATGATCATCTCTACTCCTCACATTCTCGCCAAGATCGCGGAAAGGGACCCCAACATTCTTTCTCGGGTTCACCACCTCGTCATTGACGAGGCTGACTCTCTGTTTGATCGGTCTTTCTCCCCCGAGACCGGAAAGATTGTGGATCGCTCGCTGCCTTCGCTCAAGCAAATGGTTCTCTGCTCGGCCACCATCCCTCGTCGCCTCGACAACTACTTGGATGCCCATTTCCCCAACATCCAACGCATTGTCACTCCTAACCTCCATGCTATCCCCCGTCGTGTCCAACTCGGTGTGATTGATGTGTCCAAAGACCCATACAGAAACAACAAGCTTCTCGCCTGCGCCGATGCCATCTGGTCCATCGGCAAGGACGCCGCCTCTCACGACGGCCCTGGTGGTCCAGGTGAAATCGACGTCAAGCGCATCATGGTCTTTGTCAACGAGCGTGACAGCACACAAGAGGTCACGGACTACCTCATCAGCAAGGGTATCGATGCGGTAGCGCTGCACAGAGACACGTCTGACCAGCGCCAGGCGGAGGCCCTCGCCACATTCACCAGCAACGAGCCCCTCAAGATTACCAAGGAGGAATCAGAGAAGAGGGCTCAGCTTGTCAAGAGCAGGAGACATTTGCCCAACACCAAGGTGATTGTCGCCACGGATCTGGCGTCGAGAGGTATCGACACCCTGGCGGTGAGGCATGTGGTACTGTATGATGTGCCGCACACCACGATCGATTTCATCCATCGCTTGGGCAGAGCGGGcagaatggggaggagaggaaggggtaTCGTGCTGGTGGGGAAGAATGACAGGAGAGATGTAGTGgcggaggtgaaggagagcATGTATATGGGACAGGCCCTGATTTAG
- a CDS encoding hypothetical protein (EggNog:ENOG503NV48; COG:E), which translates to MASRNNPTTWDQYERGGMSRTGSVSSIGNRSVQFENESLLGRSVDSNQDDGEWPHLRRRRSSITNRLTALTDIGGVNSIRSFTRSWQRAAGFSEVIPQRPSFVFAPDQAHQPIQYGRSPIDTAEQGSAERTSLLHEHFQAAANQQSLADQPIREERESPEPGASFSPGRQVAAADYREREAKALEQELGGPLFRTGSHQSMSGTSIFAIPPHLATPSIVGSYGSNIDYGTIRSSVSRASMAEAAALWQQQQESGANVPDDEIAPILVKEVEQDGKIVLAVEGQSTLPQTVFNSTNVLIGVGLLSLPMGIKYAGWIIGMVALFLCAAVTAYTAKLLAKCMDLDPSLITFSDLAFISFGRNARIATSVLFTLELLAACVALIVLFADSLDLLFPGFLSVNGWKVFCAAILIPLNFMPLRLLSFTSILGIFSCLSIVLILLLDGFLKPTTPGSLIEPAKTYLLPENWLTLPLSFGLLMSPWGGHSVFPNIYRDMRHPYKYAKALKYSFSFTTVADNAGFIGRSMYFRGVMKVVVRVVVIIVFLVIAILFPAFDSIMAFMGSALCFTICVTLPLAFYLKLFASEIQSKERIAVMSMMILSTILSVIGTIWAFLPKSWIGAEKVAADPTYFQ; encoded by the exons ATGGCCTCGAGAAATAACCCCACCACCTGGGACCAGTATGAGCGCGGCGGAATGTCACGAACCGGCAGTGTTTCTTCGATAGGGAACAGGAGTGTACAGTTTGAAAACGAGTCTCTCCTAGGAAGGAGTGTGGACTCCAACCAGGACGATGGCGAGTGGCCACACctgagacggaggag atcctccatcaccaaccgcCTGACTGCCCTGACAGACATCGGCGGTGTCAACAGTATCCGTTCCTTCACCCGCAGTTGGCAGCGTGCGGCTGGTTTCAGTGAAGTTATCCCCCAACGACCCTCGTTCGTCTTTGCGCCAGACCAAGCCCACCAGCCGATTCAGTATGGCCGAAGTCCCATCGACACGGCCGAACAAGGTTCCGCCGAGAGGACCTCCCTGCTCCATGAGCACTTCCAGGCCGCTGCCAACCAACAAAGTCTCGCCGACCAGCCCATcagggaggaaagggaaagcCCTGAGCCAGGCGCGAGCTTCTCTCCAGGCCGCCAGGTCGCTGCCGCTGACTACCGTGAACGGGAGGCGAAGGCCCTCGAGCAGGAACTAGGAGGACCATTGTTCCGGACTGGCAGTCATCAGTCGATGTCGGGCACTTCGATCTTTGccattcctcctcatctAGCGACGCCCTCGATTGTGGGAAGCTATGGATCTAACATCGACTATGGCACAATACGGTCCAGTGTCAGCAGGGCGTCCATGGCCGAGGCGGCTGCGctctggcagcagcagcaggagagcGGTGCCAATGTTCCAGATGACGAAATTGCCCCTATTTTGGTCAAGGAGGTGGAGCAGGATGGCAAGATTGTTCTGGCTGTCGAGGGTCAGTCTACGCTGCCCCAGACTGTGTTCAATTCGACCAA CGTCTTGATCGGCGTTGGTCTCCTGAGCTTGCCCATGGGTATCAAGTATGCCGGTTGGATCATTGGCATGGTGGCCTTGTTCCTATGCGCTGCAGTAACGGCTTATACGGCCAAACTCCTCGCAAAGTGTATGGATCTGGACCCCAGTCTGATCACCTTTTCCGACCTGGCCTTCATCTCTTTCGGACGCAATGCGCGAATAGCGACCAGTGTGCTTTTTACGCTCGAGCTTCTCGCTGCATGTGTTGCGCTGATTGTGTTGTTTGCTGACTCTCTTGATCTGCTGTTCCCCGGGTTCTTGTCTGTAAATGGGTGGAAAGTCTTTTGCGCCGCGATACTGATACCTCTGAACTTTATGCCACTGCGGCTGCTGAGTTTTACGAGTATTCTTGGTATCTTTTCCTGCCTCAGCA TTGTGCTCATCTTGCTGCTCGACGGGTTCTTGAAGCCAACTACACCTGGTTCCCTCATTGAGCCGGCAAAGACCTACCTTCTCCCTGAGAACTGGTTGACTTTGCCGCTGTCGTTCGGGCTGCTCATGTCTCCTTG GGGCGGGCACAGTGTGTTTCCAAAT ATCTATCGTGACATGAGACATCCCTACAAGTACGCCAAGGCGCTCAAGTATTCCTTCTCATTCACC ACCGTTGCCGACAATGCTGGTTTCATTGGGAGGTCGATGTATTTCCGTGGGGTGATGAAGGTGGTCGTCCGTGTCGTGGTCATCATTGTGTTCTTAGTCATTGCGATTCTCTTCCCGGCCTTTGATAGCATCATGGCTTTCATGGGGAGCGCTTTGTGCTTCACCATTTGCGTGAC CTTGCCATTGGCATTTTACCTGAAGCTCTTCGCGAGTGAGATTCAGAGCAAGGAGAGAATCGCAGTCATGAGCATGATGATTCTGTCGACGATTCTAAGTGTCATCGGAACTATCTGGGCCTTTTTGCCCAAGAGCTGGATTGGTGCCGAGAAGGTTGCTGCTGACCCCACCTACTTTCAGTGA
- a CDS encoding hypothetical protein (EggNog:ENOG503NVWM), with protein MDDYMFKSYVADCKVAQEATSYLEIFNYSDPSLSTVEEHRFRLDELPDEFGNFCHRRGAFAPPKLKPGVSLLSGIRLILQQNAKHPETFTPSYISLSHSNYTLMVRALKLPFRGIESTSVVGPFFWCALDPDVDPSSSSTPPNLQLIFRKSDVRKKGLTRGWELMLSHDFSTGITTGFAKGTPSSDMVTAIKHLKECAGQVLHPFLLPIIVLSHDLSAKNDQKQRDAREWLRKLEHAVSMRNEVLEEEAQYIKDNMVDLDQINRDLVECHSQVLWKRPQAYLEIVRVMKEGMGEFWAIVDGMMDSDGGGSRYRVGGETGKVHRSMLARLEFYRAKLNGIENYAHTTLERLGIQRAALYNIIAQKESKLSLKMAGEQRRLAHNAKRDSSSMKTLSLLGAIFLPATYLASVFSMTFFDFNDNNNHSRNNGPVSSGGGGEERENQVVSPDLWIYFVITVPLTLLIVLIWRIWDKRRDKKYEAEDADIEKGIEAMEQQIMTAMRKRTLSKVRTWEVGKF; from the exons ATGGATGATTACATGTTCAAGAGCTATGTCGCCGACTGCAAGGTTGCGCAGGAGGCGACGAGTTATCTGGAGATTTTCAACTACTCG GACCCATCCCTCAGCACGGTAGAAGAACACCGCTTCCGACTAGACGAGCTACCAGATGAATTTGGGAACTTCTGCCATCGCCGG GGCGCATTCGCACCCCCCAAACTAAAACCCGgcgtctccctcctctccggtatccgcctcatcctccagcaAAACGCCAAACACCCCGAgaccttcaccccctcctacATCTCCCTCTCACACTCAAACTACACCCTCATGGTCCGGGCCCTCAAGCTCCCCTTTCGAGGAATCGAATCGACCTCGGTCGTGGGACCCTTCTTCTGGTGCGCCCTCGACCCCGACGTcgacccttcttcttcctccaccccgCCAAACCTGCAGCTCATCTTCCGCAAAAGCGACGTCCGAAAAAAGGGCCTGACCCGCGGCTGGGAGCTGATGCTGTCGCACGACTTTTCCACGGGCATCACGACCGGTTTTGCCAAAGGAACGCCGAGCAGCGACATGGTCACTGCCATCAAGCATCTGAAGGAGTGCGCTGGGCAGGTTTTGCATCCTTTCCTGCTCCCGATCATTGTTCTGTCTCATGACTTGAGCGCAAAGAATGATCAGAAGCAGAGGGATGCGAGGGAGTggttgaggaagctggagcacGCGGTTAGCATGAGGAAtgaggtcttggaggaggaggcgcagTATATAAAGGATAACATGGTTGATCTGGACCAGATCAACCGGGATCTGGTCGAGTGTCACTCGCAGGTGCTGTGGAAGAGGCCGCAGGCGTATTTGGAGATTGTGAGGGTtatgaaggaggggatgggcGAGTTTTGGGCGATtgtggatgggatgatggacagtgatggaggggggagtaggtatagggtgggaggggagacgGGAAAGGTGCACAGGAGCATgctggcgaggttggagttTTATCGGGCAAAGCTGAATGGGATCGAGAACTACGCTCATACTAcgctggagaggttggggattCAGAGGGCGGCG CTCTACAACATCATCGCCCAGAAAGAGTCAAAGCTCTCCCTCAAGATGGCCGGGGAACAGCGCCGCCTCGCCCACAACGCCAAACGCGATTCCTCCTCGATGAAGACCCTCTCCCTGCTTGGCGCGATATTCCTCCCGGCAACCTACCTCGCTTCGGTGTTCAGCATGACATTCTTTGActtcaacgacaacaacaatcaCTCCCGCAACAACGGGCCCGTCTCcagcggtggcggtggcgaagaaagagagaacCAGGTCGTGTCCCCGGATTTATGGATTTATTTCGTCATTACTGTTCCATTGACGCTGCTGATTGTCCTGATCTGGAGGATATGGGACAAGCGCCGAGACAAAAAGTACGAAGCCGAAGACGCAGACATCGAGAAGGGGATCGAGGCAATGGAGCAGCAGATAATGACGGccatgaggaagaggacgcTGAGCAAGGTTAGGACGTGGGAGGTCGGGAAGTTttag